In Candidatus Tanganyikabacteria bacterium, the sequence GCGAGGTGGTCGAAACCCAGGTCCACGGCCCAGTCGACGCCCTCGACGAGCGACCGGGTCAGATCGAGGGCCTGCCGCATGGTGGGGACCTGGTAGGCCTGGGCCAGGTTCGCCGGCGCGTCGACCAGGGTGAGGCGGGGCCGGTACGGCCCGCTGGGCGCGAGCGGTCGCGGTTCGGCCGCGATTGCGGGCGGGGCGAGCAGCGCCAGGGCGGCGACGACCGGCAGCAGTTCCCTCATGACGATCCTCCGAACCAAGCATTCCCGCGGCGAACGCCCGATCCGCCATGACGGGCAGGACCGAGGCACGGTAGGATGGATGGCCTGTGAGGAGGGCGCAAATGCCTAGCGGTACCGCAACCAAGACCCCCCGCGCCGCCGTTTCCAGCAACGGCGCGATCGATCACGACATGCTCGCGCACTGGCGGGCCGAGTTCGCGGCCAACCCGGCCTACCGGCTGGCGATGAACGCCTGCTCCCAGGGCAACGTCGACGAAATCGCGCTCAATCGCCGCGCCATTTCGGGCCTGGACTGGCATTTCTCCAACGAGGTCGAGACCGGCGCGATCTCGAATCAGAAGCGCGCCGGCCTCTGCTGGATGTTCGCCGCGCTCAACTGGCTCCGCATCGGCGTCATCGAGAAGCTCAAGGTCGAGACGTTCGAATTCTCGCAGAACTACTTGACCTTCTGGGATCGGCTCGAGAAGGCCAATCGCTTCCTGTCGGCCATGGTGGCGCTCCGCGACCGACCCACCGACGATCGCACGATCGATTTCCTCGTGCGCGAACCCACGCCGGACGGCGGCGAATGGCACATGGTCGCCAACTTGATCCGCAAGTACGGCCTGGTTCCCAAGTCCGCGATGAACGATACCGCCAATCTGACCGACTCGGGGTTCCTCAACAAGGTAGTAGGCTACAAGCTGCGCCAGACGGCCGCCGAGATCTTCGCCGCGCAGCGGAAGGGGGCCGGCCAGGCCGCGATCGACGAGATCAAGCGCCGGGCGCTCGCCGAGATCTACAGGCTGCTCTGCATCCTGCTGGGCGAACCGCCCGAGCGCTTCGATTTCACGTACCGCGACAAGAAGAAGAAGTTCCATGCCCACCGCAATCTGACGCCGCGGACGTTCTTCCGGGAAATCGTCGG encodes:
- a CDS encoding C1 family peptidase, which codes for MPSGTATKTPRAAVSSNGAIDHDMLAHWRAEFAANPAYRLAMNACSQGNVDEIALNRRAISGLDWHFSNEVETGAISNQKRAGLCWMFAALNWLRIGVIEKLKVETFEFSQNYLTFWDRLEKANRFLSAMVALRDRPTDDRTIDFLVREPTPDGGEWHMVANLIRKYGLVPKSAMNDTANLTDSGFLNKVVGYKLRQTAAEIFAAQRKGAGQAAIDEIKRRALAEIYRLLCILLGEPPERFDFTYRDKKKKFHAHRNLTPRTFFREIVGLDLDDYVWVMSSPLESTPYHQTFWIEQFNNVVEGDPGRFLNLPMPDLKDLAVRVLKDKQAILFGCDVLQEASSRKLGVLAPGVLEYDLLFDMPFSMSRQERMQFLQARLTHNMVILGVDLVDDRPVKWKIENSWGDEVGNKGIFLMTDAWFDEHVYALIVHKRHLDSDQKARLKKKPTVLPPWHPLA